Proteins co-encoded in one Metabacillus sp. KUDC1714 genomic window:
- a CDS encoding sulfotransferase family 2 domain-containing protein, whose product MIISHKHKFIFIKTKKTAGTSIEISLSRFCSEEDIITPIYPTEDENIRAEFGKFPQNYVIEIHENNQIEKKEFYNHIPADEIKKLIGENIWNSYYKFCFERDPWDKVISAYYFIATKKSNEKITFEQFLDTYVTFPYNYPLYTIDDRVVVDFVGKYENLEEDIMKICKEIGLPYDGWLPKAKGNYRKNRDHYTKFYTLEQKQIVERYYKKEIELFDYRFGSGVI is encoded by the coding sequence ATGATTATATCTCATAAACATAAATTTATCTTTATAAAGACTAAAAAAACGGCAGGAACTAGTATAGAGATTAGTTTATCACGATTTTGTAGTGAGGAAGATATCATAACGCCAATCTACCCAACAGAGGATGAAAATATAAGAGCTGAATTCGGGAAATTTCCACAAAACTACGTAATCGAAATTCACGAGAATAACCAAATAGAGAAAAAAGAATTTTATAATCATATTCCTGCTGATGAAATTAAAAAGTTGATAGGAGAAAATATATGGAACTCTTATTATAAATTCTGTTTTGAGAGGGATCCCTGGGATAAAGTTATTTCCGCCTACTACTTTATAGCTACAAAAAAATCAAATGAGAAAATAACTTTTGAACAATTTCTGGATACTTACGTAACATTCCCTTATAACTATCCCTTATATACGATAGATGATCGTGTAGTTGTTGATTTTGTCGGTAAATATGAAAACTTAGAAGAAGATATAATGAAGATTTGTAAAGAAATTGGATTACCATACGATGGGTGGCTCCCAAAAGCTAAAGGAAATTATAGAAAGAACCGAGACCATTATACTAAATTTTACACATTAGAACAAAAACAAATAGTAGAAAGATATTATAAAAAGGAAATTGAGTTATTCGATTATCGTTTCGGTTCTGGTGTTATTTAG
- a CDS encoding mannose-1-phosphate guanylyltransferase yields the protein MKVVIMAGGQGTRFWPWSVKDKPKQFLSLMSNETMLQQTYNRFRKWLPSEKIYILTTEEYFSLVKEQIPSINNNQIIMEPLPRDTAPCLALTALHFLKDNDNEAFAAVPADHYIPDDHVFPEIFSLAEEIAENKCAIVTLGIKPTRPETGYGYIQAERNEVSNNEVSKNEVLRVKAFIEKPSMKKAVELLKTDNIYWNSGIFIWKPSTIGYYMEKFRPDIWEKLKNCEQVSKTQYSLVPKISIDFAILEKADTIYTIPVNLQWYDVGNWSAWDRLNNKKNGENLVQGDDIHLLTTKNCVIKSEDKKAIVIGVEDLIIASTEDGLLVCHKSLEHKIKDILNDKQ from the coding sequence ATGAAAGTTGTAATTATGGCAGGAGGGCAGGGAACCCGATTTTGGCCTTGGAGCGTAAAAGATAAACCAAAACAGTTTTTGTCTTTAATGTCGAATGAAACAATGCTGCAACAAACGTATAATCGATTTAGAAAGTGGCTTCCGTCTGAAAAAATATACATTTTAACAACTGAGGAATATTTTTCTTTAGTTAAAGAGCAGATACCTTCGATTAACAACAATCAGATTATAATGGAACCCTTACCAAGGGATACTGCGCCATGTCTTGCATTAACTGCTTTACACTTTTTAAAAGATAATGACAATGAGGCTTTTGCTGCTGTACCTGCAGACCATTATATTCCTGACGATCATGTCTTTCCAGAAATATTTTCGCTCGCAGAAGAGATAGCTGAGAATAAATGTGCAATTGTGACATTAGGTATAAAACCAACACGTCCAGAAACAGGATACGGTTATATTCAAGCTGAGAGGAATGAAGTAAGCAACAATGAAGTAAGCAAAAATGAAGTACTTAGGGTTAAAGCTTTTATTGAAAAACCATCCATGAAAAAGGCAGTAGAATTATTGAAAACAGATAATATCTATTGGAACAGCGGCATATTTATTTGGAAACCTTCAACAATTGGTTATTATATGGAAAAATTCCGACCTGATATATGGGAGAAACTTAAAAACTGTGAACAAGTTTCTAAAACTCAATATTCTCTTGTTCCTAAAATCTCCATTGATTTTGCCATATTAGAAAAAGCGGATACCATCTATACGATTCCGGTAAATCTGCAATGGTATGATGTAGGGAACTGGAGTGCATGGGACCGCCTCAACAATAAAAAAAATGGTGAGAACCTCGTTCAAGGTGATGATATCCATCTGTTAACTACAAAAAATTGCGTTATTAAATCAGAGGACAAAAAAGCAATAGTAATTGGAGTGGAAGATTTAATCATTGCCTCAACAGAAGATGGGTTGTTAGTCTGTCATAAATCACTGGAGCATAAAATAAAAGACATACTAAATGATAAACAGTAA
- a CDS encoding glycosyltransferase family 2 protein: MMMNNNLPLVSIITPSYNQGKFIRETIESVLKQDYMKLEHIVIDGGSSDETLQILKEYSNLDSRFRFVSEPDNGQSHAINKGIKLAKGEVIGWLNSDDTYLPGAVNHVVNGFLQNPNWSMVYGSANITNVNNEILSKFVARRVRLNDLFTSCPICQPAVFLRKKTLNELGGIDESLDFCMDYDLWIRIAIRGYEMGNLNVFLANSRYYPESKSGSKYADVGFPEIIRTSKKHFGVVSATWLNLFLKHYRNKGVFWFIKLFKSFSIFDNSPNIKETNLIEKSWAPQNLQINIQNIPSKPLHSIIIKGIQEKFDNISCSFLINDLLIQKIKINKGPFEFQIPLTSKNTTNRFSIICDKSINVGMEHKIYKISEILPLSKEENEFMEEFEKGELYVKRWIKRYFIY, encoded by the coding sequence ATGATGATGAATAATAACCTTCCATTAGTTTCCATTATTACCCCATCCTATAATCAGGGGAAATTTATTCGAGAAACGATTGAAAGTGTATTAAAGCAGGATTATATGAAGTTAGAACATATTGTAATCGATGGGGGATCATCTGATGAAACCTTACAAATATTAAAGGAATACAGCAATTTAGATTCAAGATTTCGATTTGTGTCTGAACCTGATAATGGGCAATCCCATGCCATTAACAAAGGAATAAAGTTGGCAAAAGGGGAAGTTATTGGTTGGCTTAATTCTGATGATACTTATCTACCTGGAGCTGTAAATCATGTTGTAAATGGTTTTTTACAGAATCCTAATTGGTCAATGGTATACGGAAGTGCAAATATTACGAATGTAAATAATGAAATTTTATCAAAATTCGTTGCAAGACGGGTCAGGTTAAATGATTTATTCACAAGCTGCCCTATATGTCAGCCAGCAGTATTCCTTCGTAAAAAAACATTAAATGAATTAGGAGGCATTGACGAAAGCTTAGACTTTTGTATGGATTACGATTTATGGATTCGAATTGCAATAAGAGGATATGAGATGGGAAATCTAAATGTTTTTTTAGCTAATTCAAGATACTATCCTGAAAGCAAGTCTGGATCAAAATATGCTGATGTCGGCTTTCCAGAAATAATCAGGACAAGTAAGAAACATTTCGGTGTTGTCTCAGCTACTTGGCTTAATTTATTTTTAAAACATTATCGAAATAAAGGAGTATTTTGGTTTATAAAATTATTTAAATCATTCTCAATCTTTGATAATAGTCCCAACATAAAAGAAACAAATTTAATAGAGAAATCATGGGCACCGCAAAACCTTCAAATCAATATACAAAATATTCCAAGTAAACCGTTGCATTCCATAATTATTAAAGGAATTCAAGAAAAGTTTGACAACATATCATGCAGTTTTCTAATAAATGATCTTTTGATTCAAAAAATAAAAATAAATAAAGGACCTTTTGAATTTCAAATTCCCCTTACTTCAAAAAACACTACAAATAGATTTTCAATTATCTGCGATAAAAGTATAAATGTGGGAATGGAGCATAAAATTTATAAAATTTCCGAAATTCTACCTCTTTCTAAAGAAGAGAACGAATTTATGGAGGAATTTGAAAAAGGAGAGTTATATGTTAAACGCTGGATAAAACGATATTTTATTTACTAG
- the gmd gene encoding GDP-mannose 4,6-dehydratase yields MKKALITGITGQDGSYLAELLLSKGYKVYGLKRRTATPNFENINHLLDKIELISGDLLDFPSLINAIKISDPDEIYNLAAQSFVADSWVQSIYTGQATGLSVTNMLEAVRLTKPNIRFYQASSSEMYGKVLEIPQKETTPFYPRSPYAVAKVYGHWITVNYRESYGMYTCSGILFNHESPRRGLEFVTRKVTKAVARIKLGLQKELRLGNLDAKRDWGYAGDYVNAMWLMLQQEKPDDYVIATGETHSVKELVEIAFSYVGLDWKKYVVQDPKLMRPAEVDILLGDPHKAKEKLGWKTEVSFEELIKMMVDSDLNRFANSN; encoded by the coding sequence ATGAAAAAAGCATTGATTACCGGCATAACGGGCCAGGATGGATCATATTTAGCTGAACTTTTATTAAGCAAGGGCTATAAAGTATACGGGTTAAAGAGAAGGACAGCAACACCTAATTTTGAAAACATCAACCATCTACTTGATAAAATCGAATTAATCTCTGGTGATTTATTAGATTTTCCCTCGTTGATTAACGCAATAAAAATTTCCGATCCTGATGAGATTTACAATTTAGCCGCTCAATCTTTTGTTGCTGATTCATGGGTTCAATCCATTTATACAGGCCAGGCCACAGGATTAAGTGTCACAAATATGTTGGAAGCTGTCAGGTTAACAAAACCGAATATCCGCTTTTATCAGGCTTCAAGTAGTGAAATGTATGGAAAAGTGTTGGAAATTCCGCAAAAAGAAACGACTCCTTTTTACCCTCGAAGTCCGTACGCAGTAGCAAAAGTATACGGTCATTGGATCACAGTCAACTATCGCGAAAGCTATGGGATGTATACATGTTCCGGAATTTTATTTAATCATGAATCCCCTAGAAGAGGTCTAGAATTTGTTACAAGAAAAGTAACAAAGGCTGTAGCAAGAATTAAATTAGGCTTACAAAAAGAGCTTCGCTTAGGAAATCTTGATGCAAAGCGCGATTGGGGATATGCAGGTGATTATGTTAATGCAATGTGGCTGATGCTTCAACAGGAGAAACCTGATGACTATGTAATTGCAACAGGTGAAACACATTCGGTAAAGGAGTTAGTAGAAATTGCTTTTAGCTATGTTGGTTTAGATTGGAAAAAATATGTTGTTCAAGATCCTAAACTTATGCGACCTGCGGAGGTTGATATTCTGTTAGGAGATCCTCATAAAGCAAAAGAAAAACTTGGATGGAAGACTGAAGTTTCTTTTGAAGAGTTAATTAAAATGATGGTTGACAGTGATTTGAATAGGTTTGCGAATAGTAATTAA
- the rfbC gene encoding dTDP-4-dehydrorhamnose 3,5-epimerase, protein MIIQDTSIPGCYEIVPDKFKDKRGAFVKIYSSNLFESYNLETNFIEQYYSISHQGVLRGLHFQIPPSDHEKLVYVITGNILDAVVDLRKGSPTYGKYETFNLNADTGNMLYIPRGLAHGFYVLSKTAILVYNVTSSHSPEHDTGIHWDSAGIPWPTSQPILSNRDMGFVSLSKFSSPFVYNGELNS, encoded by the coding sequence ATGATAATTCAAGATACGAGTATTCCCGGTTGCTATGAAATTGTGCCGGATAAATTTAAAGATAAAAGGGGAGCATTTGTTAAAATCTACTCTTCTAATCTTTTTGAGTCATATAATTTAGAAACCAATTTTATCGAACAGTATTATTCAATTTCTCATCAGGGAGTATTACGTGGATTGCATTTTCAAATTCCTCCATCAGATCATGAAAAATTGGTATATGTGATTACGGGTAATATATTGGATGCTGTAGTCGATTTACGTAAAGGTTCACCAACTTATGGAAAATACGAAACTTTTAATCTAAACGCTGACACAGGAAACATGCTATATATTCCTCGCGGTTTGGCACATGGTTTTTATGTTTTAAGTAAGACAGCAATTCTTGTATACAATGTCACTAGCAGTCACTCACCAGAACATGACACTGGAATTCATTGGGACTCTGCAGGTATCCCATGGCCAACTAGTCAGCCAATACTTTCAAATAGAGACATGGGATTTGTCTCGTTATCAAAATTTTCTTCCCCATTCGTATATAATGGAGAATTAAACTCTTGA
- a CDS encoding NAD-dependent epimerase/dehydratase family protein, producing MSRSKINKTALVTGATGFVGSNVTKRLVENGWRVHVILRPQSKLTLLDNLKNNVTFHYHDGSAENMLGILKSIKPDIVFHLASLFLAHHQTKHIEEMIKSNITFGTQLVDAMTAIGSSCMINTGTSWQHFQNKKYNPVCLYAATKQAFESILTFYTQTTLLKVITLKLFDTFGPNDPRPKLFTLLRKTANENNTLAMSPGEQLIDLVYIDDVVDAFMKAAERFQKGKSNQWEEYAVSSGNPIPLKEIVSIYGSVTGKRLSINWGERLYRHNEVMIPWNKGKCLPGWETKISLEEGIKRMELGSED from the coding sequence TTGAGCAGAAGTAAAATTAATAAAACTGCACTGGTGACTGGAGCGACTGGATTTGTAGGATCAAATGTTACAAAGCGTTTGGTTGAGAATGGATGGCGTGTCCATGTTATTTTACGGCCTCAATCAAAGCTCACATTATTGGATAATCTTAAAAACAATGTTACATTTCATTATCACGATGGTTCAGCAGAAAATATGTTGGGAATTTTAAAATCAATAAAGCCTGATATTGTCTTTCATCTGGCTTCGCTGTTCTTGGCCCATCATCAAACTAAGCATATTGAGGAAATGATAAAGAGCAATATAACTTTTGGGACACAATTGGTAGATGCTATGACAGCTATCGGATCAAGCTGCATGATTAATACAGGAACATCTTGGCAGCATTTTCAAAATAAGAAATATAACCCTGTTTGTTTATACGCAGCAACGAAACAAGCATTTGAATCAATTTTAACTTTTTATACACAGACCACTTTATTAAAGGTCATTACTTTGAAATTATTTGATACTTTTGGTCCGAATGATCCGAGACCGAAATTATTTACACTGTTGCGAAAGACAGCAAATGAAAATAATACTCTAGCTATGTCACCTGGAGAACAATTAATTGATCTAGTTTATATTGATGATGTAGTAGATGCTTTTATGAAGGCTGCCGAGCGTTTTCAAAAAGGTAAATCAAATCAGTGGGAAGAATACGCTGTTTCGTCTGGCAACCCGATTCCCTTGAAAGAAATTGTTAGTATTTATGGGAGTGTGACTGGAAAGCGTCTATCAATAAATTGGGGAGAACGTCTCTATAGACACAATGAGGTGATGATACCTTGGAATAAGGGGAAGTGCCTTCCAGGCTGGGAGACAAAGATTTCCCTAGAAGAAGGAATTAAAAGAATGGAACTAGGTTCTGAAGATTAA
- the rfbF gene encoding glucose-1-phosphate cytidylyltransferase: MKVVILAGGYGTRISEESILKPKPMIEIGDKPILWHIMQIYSRYGFNDFIICLGYKGYSIKDYFANYFLHQSDVTFDFGNLNQRIIHNYKVEAWKVTLVDTGIDTQTGGRVKRIQDYIGNEPFLLTYGDGVTDANIQKVVEFHKSNGKLATVLSTQPAGRFGALQINDNSQVEGFQEKPQGDGGWINAGFFVMNPEVFEYIQGDDSVLEKDPLENLSKDGQLMAYKHSGFWYSMDTVRDKKYLESLWQSGNAPWLQS, from the coding sequence ATGAAAGTTGTTATTCTGGCTGGGGGATATGGAACAAGAATAAGTGAAGAATCAATTCTAAAGCCAAAACCCATGATCGAGATTGGAGATAAGCCGATTCTTTGGCATATTATGCAAATTTATTCACGTTACGGTTTCAATGACTTTATCATTTGTCTGGGTTATAAAGGATACAGCATTAAAGATTATTTTGCTAATTATTTTTTACATCAATCGGACGTGACTTTTGATTTTGGAAATTTGAATCAGAGAATTATTCATAATTACAAAGTTGAGGCATGGAAAGTGACTCTTGTAGATACAGGAATTGATACGCAAACGGGTGGTAGGGTTAAACGAATACAAGATTATATAGGGAATGAACCTTTTTTATTAACATATGGTGATGGTGTTACTGATGCTAATATACAAAAGGTTGTAGAATTTCACAAGTCGAATGGAAAGTTGGCTACAGTATTGTCGACACAGCCAGCTGGACGCTTTGGGGCGTTACAAATAAATGATAATAGTCAAGTAGAAGGATTTCAAGAAAAGCCGCAAGGGGATGGCGGATGGATAAACGCAGGATTCTTTGTTATGAATCCGGAAGTGTTTGAATATATTCAAGGAGATGACTCAGTACTAGAAAAGGATCCATTAGAAAATTTATCAAAAGATGGACAATTAATGGCCTATAAACATTCAGGATTTTGGTATTCTATGGATACAGTAAGAGATAAGAAATATTTGGAATCTCTTTGGCAATCGGGGAATGCACCATGGCTGCAAAGTTAA
- the rfbG gene encoding CDP-glucose 4,6-dehydratase, whose product MAAKLIDNFWRGKKVFITGHTGFKGSWLSLWLLSLGADVTGYALHPPTKPSLFELCGLSKSIHSVIGDVRDEEKLRKVLIQADPDIIFHLAAQPLVNQSYQTPVETYAVNVMGTIHLLEAVKSLAVNTNRIRAVINITSDKCYENKEWNWGYREIDRLGGYDPYSNSKACSELVTCSYRNSFFNPDNYESHGIGLATARAGNVIGGGDFAKDRLIPDCIRSFLIGEKLKIRNPGAVRPWQHVLEPLGGYLMLAEKLYSEGRTYGEAWNFGPFDDDTKSVEWIIKKMIKKWDNDISYDLQQASGLHEAKNLKLDCSKAIEELGWHPRWNIDQAIDKVIEWAIAYRDGQEIKKICLNQISEYI is encoded by the coding sequence ATGGCTGCAAAGTTAATTGATAATTTTTGGAGGGGGAAAAAAGTATTTATAACGGGGCATACGGGATTCAAAGGATCTTGGTTATCTCTCTGGTTACTTTCCTTAGGAGCTGATGTGACCGGCTATGCTTTGCATCCGCCAACTAAACCTAGCTTGTTTGAACTTTGCGGGCTCAGCAAATCGATACATTCTGTCATTGGAGATGTAAGAGATGAGGAGAAGTTGCGGAAAGTACTAATCCAAGCAGATCCAGATATAATTTTTCACTTGGCTGCGCAACCACTTGTCAATCAATCGTACCAAACACCAGTAGAAACTTATGCCGTCAATGTAATGGGAACAATTCATCTTTTAGAAGCAGTGAAAAGTTTGGCGGTTAATACTAATCGGATCAGAGCAGTGATTAATATAACCTCTGATAAATGTTATGAAAATAAAGAATGGAACTGGGGCTATCGAGAAATTGACCGGTTGGGTGGTTATGATCCTTATTCAAACAGCAAGGCTTGTTCGGAGTTGGTGACTTGTTCTTATCGCAACTCTTTTTTTAACCCTGACAATTATGAATCTCATGGTATTGGGTTAGCAACAGCCAGAGCTGGAAATGTAATCGGCGGTGGAGATTTTGCAAAAGATAGATTAATACCGGACTGTATTAGATCTTTTCTGATAGGGGAAAAGTTGAAGATTCGGAATCCTGGAGCTGTTAGACCATGGCAGCATGTTTTGGAACCTTTAGGTGGTTATTTGATGTTAGCGGAAAAATTGTATTCGGAAGGACGAACATACGGAGAAGCATGGAACTTTGGACCATTTGATGATGACACAAAGTCTGTGGAATGGATCATTAAAAAAATGATTAAAAAATGGGATAATGATATTTCTTATGATTTGCAACAAGCAAGTGGCCTTCATGAAGCAAAAAATTTAAAATTAGATTGCTCAAAAGCAATTGAAGAATTAGGTTGGCATCCTAGATGGAATATTGATCAGGCGATTGACAAAGTGATTGAGTGGGCTATTGCCTATAGAGATGGTCAAGAAATAAAAAAAATCTGTTTGAATCAAATTTCTGAATATATTTAA
- a CDS encoding glycosyltransferase family 2 protein, giving the protein MKLDEYPLVSVITPSFNQAQFIKETIESVLNQNYPNIEHIVIDGGSTDGTLDILKRYSLQAANFRFVSEKDRGQSHAINKGLNMAKGEIIGWLNSDDTYLPGAIEKAVHSFNEQDSRALVYGKANFTNERNQPTDPYPVEPFMIENLFKACIICQPAAFIKKKVFKDVDGVDEKLHFCMDYDLWMRIAKKYPIGYIDEILANSRLHPDAKTVKVMNETGFLEIFEVSNRNFGTVSNHWVWAFAVNNFPKGRIWLMEKLKTHSIFSPSPKIITRKQHQDDLAPSVFHIQIETDKRFPLHTLVIKIKSYFPNCYVYINDRYQMKIKQNRKSLEIEIPIQSNEQNVDIKLVTEPWAFNLRDVDFQVDNILPFSKEEYDFYCLLKQGPDQIQNWLYANRFPAPNYSN; this is encoded by the coding sequence TTGAAACTAGATGAATATCCTTTGGTAAGCGTGATTACACCTTCTTTCAACCAAGCACAATTCATTAAAGAAACAATCGAGAGTGTTTTAAACCAAAATTATCCTAATATTGAACATATTGTCATTGATGGTGGCTCAACTGATGGTACTCTGGACATATTGAAGAGATACAGTCTCCAAGCAGCAAATTTTAGATTTGTATCAGAAAAAGACCGTGGCCAATCACACGCCATTAACAAAGGGCTAAATATGGCAAAGGGTGAGATTATAGGTTGGTTAAATTCTGATGACACATATTTGCCAGGAGCTATTGAGAAGGCTGTTCATTCTTTTAACGAACAGGATAGCAGGGCATTGGTATATGGAAAAGCGAACTTTACAAATGAACGGAATCAACCCACTGATCCTTATCCTGTTGAACCCTTTATGATAGAAAACTTATTTAAAGCATGTATTATATGTCAACCTGCTGCATTTATTAAAAAAAAGGTATTTAAGGATGTAGATGGAGTTGATGAAAAACTACATTTTTGCATGGATTATGATTTATGGATGAGAATTGCTAAAAAATATCCGATTGGATATATTGATGAAATTCTCGCTAATTCTAGATTACACCCGGATGCGAAAACCGTTAAAGTTATGAATGAAACTGGTTTTTTAGAAATTTTTGAAGTAAGTAATAGGAACTTTGGTACAGTGTCAAACCATTGGGTTTGGGCTTTTGCAGTTAATAATTTTCCCAAAGGTCGAATTTGGTTAATGGAAAAACTTAAAACCCATTCTATTTTTAGTCCCTCTCCAAAAATAATTACAAGAAAACAACATCAAGATGATTTGGCCCCGTCAGTGTTTCACATTCAAATAGAAACTGATAAAAGGTTTCCTTTGCATACTCTGGTTATAAAAATCAAAAGTTATTTTCCTAATTGTTATGTTTATATAAATGACCGTTATCAAATGAAAATAAAACAAAATCGAAAATCTTTAGAAATTGAAATTCCTATCCAATCAAATGAACAGAACGTGGATATTAAGCTGGTAACGGAACCATGGGCTTTCAATTTAAGAGACGTTGACTTTCAAGTTGACAACATTCTTCCTTTTTCAAAGGAAGAGTATGATTTTTACTGTCTTTTAAAACAGGGACCAGACCAAATACAAAATTGGTTGTATGCAAATAGGTTCCCAGCACCAAATTATTCTAACTAA
- the rfbC gene encoding dTDP-4-dehydrorhamnose 3,5-epimerase: protein MNFNIKKTKLPGCFEIIPDKFEDKRGTLIKVFHKDIFLEKHLEVEFAEEYYSISDKDVLRGLHFQLPPKDQVKLVSCISGEVFDVVVDLRLGSPTYGVFETFHLSAKKASMVYIPKGLAHGFYVCKEPAIMLCKTSTVFSPEYDHGIHWSSLDIPWPNKTPKISEKDSKLPIFNQFNSPFHFTEEVL from the coding sequence TTGAACTTTAATATTAAGAAAACTAAGTTGCCGGGTTGTTTTGAAATTATTCCGGATAAATTTGAAGATAAGAGAGGGACACTTATTAAAGTATTCCATAAAGATATCTTTCTTGAAAAACACCTAGAAGTTGAATTTGCTGAGGAATATTATTCAATCTCGGATAAGGATGTATTAAGAGGGTTACATTTTCAACTACCGCCAAAAGATCAAGTGAAATTAGTAAGTTGTATTTCAGGTGAGGTGTTTGATGTTGTAGTAGATTTAAGGTTGGGTTCTCCTACTTATGGAGTATTTGAGACGTTTCATTTGTCAGCAAAAAAAGCAAGTATGGTATATATCCCCAAAGGATTAGCACATGGTTTTTATGTTTGCAAGGAACCTGCAATCATGCTCTGCAAAACCTCCACAGTTTTCAGTCCTGAATATGACCATGGAATTCATTGGTCATCGTTGGATATTCCTTGGCCTAATAAAACACCAAAAATATCAGAAAAAGACAGTAAGCTTCCTATATTTAACCAATTTAATAGTCCATTTCATTTTACAGAAGAAGTATTGTAG
- a CDS encoding GDP-L-fucose synthase family protein, with the protein MGLDISEKRIVVTGGAGFLGQHVVDLLKKQGCKKIFIPRSKEFDLRKEKDIDMMLQTFKPEIIIHLAASVGGIGANQKNPGKYFYDNLIMGIQLMEQSRLYQIEKFIAIGTICSYPKFTPVPFKEQDLWNGYPEETNAPYGLAKKMMLVQSKAYREQYGYNSIFLLPVNLYGPGDNFDLESSHVIPAIIRKCIEAKVKGESSVSLWGTGNITREFLYVEDAAEGIILATKNYDQSEPVNIGSGKEISIRNLAEKIKLMTGYQGELVWDDSKPDGQPRRQLDVELAKNYFGFEAKTNLNTGLQKTIEWYLESRNKY; encoded by the coding sequence ATGGGACTCGATATATCAGAAAAAAGAATTGTAGTTACTGGTGGGGCAGGGTTTTTAGGCCAGCATGTAGTTGATTTGTTAAAGAAGCAAGGGTGTAAAAAGATTTTTATTCCAAGAAGCAAAGAGTTTGATTTAAGAAAAGAAAAAGATATTGATATGATGTTGCAAACCTTCAAACCAGAAATAATTATTCACTTAGCGGCCTCTGTAGGAGGAATTGGAGCAAATCAAAAGAACCCAGGAAAATACTTTTATGATAATCTCATAATGGGAATTCAATTAATGGAACAATCCCGATTATACCAAATTGAGAAATTTATTGCGATTGGAACAATTTGCTCCTATCCTAAATTCACACCTGTTCCTTTTAAAGAACAGGATTTATGGAATGGATATCCCGAAGAAACGAATGCCCCATATGGTTTAGCAAAAAAAATGATGCTTGTACAATCTAAAGCTTATCGTGAACAATATGGTTATAATTCTATCTTTTTATTACCTGTAAATCTTTATGGGCCTGGTGATAATTTTGATCTTGAATCCTCTCATGTTATTCCTGCAATAATTAGGAAATGCATTGAAGCGAAAGTTAAAGGTGAATCAAGTGTTTCTCTTTGGGGAACAGGAAATATAACCAGAGAATTCCTTTATGTAGAGGATGCGGCTGAAGGTATTATTTTAGCTACAAAGAATTACGATCAATCCGAACCTGTAAATATAGGGTCTGGTAAGGAGATCTCCATAAGGAATCTAGCGGAAAAAATTAAATTAATGACAGGCTACCAAGGGGAACTTGTTTGGGATGACAGCAAGCCAGACGGGCAACCTCGTAGACAGCTGGATGTTGAATTGGCGAAAAATTATTTTGGGTTTGAAGCAAAAACTAATTTAAATACTGGACTTCAAAAAACTATAGAATGGTATCTTGAGTCTCGGAATAAATATTAA